The Pantoea vagans genome includes a window with the following:
- a CDS encoding phage holin family protein — protein sequence MSDSQSHGPGKGVFNIGQRIVTTLVGMVETRVRLAIAELEEEKANLIQMLLMIGLTMLFTAFGLMSLMVLIIWAVDAQYRLMAIGITTAVLFALALIFGLWTLHKSRQSTLLRHTRKELETDRKLLEEHRS from the coding sequence ATGAGCGATAGTCAGAGCCACGGCCCAGGCAAAGGGGTCTTCAACATTGGTCAGCGCATTGTCACCACGCTGGTAGGCATGGTGGAAACGCGTGTCCGGCTTGCGATTGCGGAGCTGGAAGAGGAAAAAGCCAATCTGATTCAGATGCTGCTGATGATTGGTTTGACCATGCTGTTTACCGCTTTCGGTTTAATGAGCCTGATGGTGCTGATCATCTGGGCGGTGGATGCGCAATATCGGCTGATGGCGATAGGCATTACCACCGCAGTGCTGTTTGCCTTGGCGTTGATATTTGGTTTGTGGACGCTGCATAAGTCTCGTCAGTCCACGCTGCTGCGCCACACGCGTAAAGAACTTGAAACCGATCGCAAGCTGCTGGAGGAGCATCGCTCATGA
- a CDS encoding DUF1090 domain-containing protein, translated as MKQQLLLGAILFSLSGSLLAAESLCLQKEHDIQREIDMAKQHDNQRRVTGLERALTEVRASCTDEKLKSAHSERIEAQKHKIAERERELKEERQDGDKDKIEKRERKLEEAQHELKKLEAEPY; from the coding sequence ATGAAACAACAATTACTGCTGGGTGCTATTCTGTTCTCTCTCTCCGGTTCGCTGCTGGCGGCTGAATCACTGTGTCTGCAAAAAGAGCATGACATTCAGCGCGAGATCGACATGGCTAAACAGCATGATAATCAGCGCCGGGTCACCGGGCTGGAGCGCGCGCTGACTGAAGTCCGTGCCAGCTGCACCGATGAGAAACTGAAATCTGCCCACAGCGAACGCATCGAAGCGCAGAAGCATAAAATTGCTGAACGTGAGCGAGAGTTGAAGGAAGAACGTCAGGATGGCGACAAAGACAAGATTGAAAAGCGCGAACGTAAGCTAGAAGAGGCACAGCACGAGCTGAAAAAGCTGGAAGCTGAGCCCTACTAA
- a CDS encoding DUF883 family protein, with the protein MSKDTTSEHLRAELKNLADTLEEVLSSSADKSKTELDKLRSKARGAIESSRERLGDSGERIAQTTREAAEKADEYVRDNPWHGVGIGAAVGVLIGILISRR; encoded by the coding sequence ATGTCTAAAGACACTACATCTGAACATCTGCGTGCGGAATTGAAAAACCTTGCTGACACCCTGGAAGAAGTCCTGAGCAGTTCAGCGGATAAATCCAAAACTGAGCTGGATAAGCTGCGTAGCAAAGCGCGTGGTGCGATTGAGAGTTCTCGTGAGCGTCTGGGGGATTCTGGCGAGCGTATCGCGCAGACCACCCGTGAAGCTGCGGAGAAAGCCGATGAGTATGTGCGCGATAACCCGTGGCACGGCGTGGGCATCGGTGCTGCTGTCGGTGTGCTGATCGGCATCCTGATCTCACGTCGTTGA